In Oryzias latipes chromosome 15, ASM223467v1, the sequence AACTGTAGAGAAAATTACACGTTGGAAAAAATGCTTTGTGTGTATAAAAATGTCACATGCAAGGAAGGGCACGCGCATTGATGTGCAATGACAAAACTCAAGTTACTAGTTGTCTCAACAAATCAACCAATCCACTGTCATCCAATTGGTGTGCTGATTGGACCAGGCGATCGGATGCATGATGTCTTTTCAACATTAAGGGGATGAGATAAAATGGAAGAACATACCATGAGAATTTCCTGAAACTAATAAtgacattgatttatttttttgttgcaatcTCGTAATGAAACACATCAATAACCATATTTCGACTATGCTCTAACTTTTTGGCTTGTCAGCTAGGCGTAGAATGAAgaatctttattttgttttctttgctttgttttgtttttcctggcaTGGATATCATGCATCTGATCGGCAAGTCCAAGCAGTGCACCAATTTGGTGACAGGGGACGGctgctgattggttgattgGTTGAGACGCAAAAGAATTGTACTTGCGACTTGTCATTGTAGACCAATGTGTCGTTTCACACACGGACAAAGCatttttgcagacttttttcTGCAGTTATTGAACAGTTTTACAGACTCATAAATTTCTTATTGCAGCAATGAAACTTCTTTTTCTACAAGtacaaaatctttttaaagacagaaaattcTTTTTTCAGATCTTCAAATCTTataacagacacacaaatctcTTATTATGAGTAGGAAACCTTTTTAAGACAGACAATACTTAAGCAACAAATCTAATTTCATAGATTACTGCAAAGCACATATTTAACAACAACACGTTTGACACATTTTAAtcattaaattgaaaaaagtaaACGTGTCCACcactgagagaaaaaaatctaagtGAAAGTATTTGACAACCTGTTTATTGGGTGGAGTCTACATTTTTGGAAAAGGAGTGAAGACTCAAACACACCTTTGTTCAAATGCATGTAACAAGTCACAAACAGAACAACTCTAGAACTAAGATGGCTGTTGGCTTCTCTGTGCAGCGGATTTACTCCTGACAGATGTTTTGCCACTAGCAACTTGTTCCTTTCACTGCTCTGTCAACAGTATATGAGAGTGCGCACCGTGAAAGGCCAGGATTACCTCTGTCGCTCAGGAGCTAAATTTCATGGAGCACTGGAGCAGAAGTTTCTTTTGGTAGACTGCCACATTGCAATTTACGGCTCCTACAGGTAAATGATGCAGCAAACGCATGGGATTGTTTTAAGAAGCACTGAAGTGTATTACCcacatttttgagcttttacagtcatttgcttaaaaaaagaattaaaaacaatttactAAACCTTaaatttttaaacttaatttagaGTCTTCAACACCTAGACATAAATACACacttttagttaaataaatctCTTGTAAATTACTATTTCTTAAAGTGGAattgattttgttgttgttgttgtattttgcaGTTATACCTGGTCATTTGAGAAGATCAATCAGAGCATGGTTCAGGTCATCAGAGGACACCTTGTCAAGTCCTACGATGAGGAGTTTCGAATTCTCTACGCCAGGTCGACTGTGCCAGCAGAGCTGTCTTCTCCGGAGGGTTGGTCTGTGCAGAATGACTTAATTGGACAGCCGATTCTGACTAAGTTAATTGGTCGTCACGACCAACTCAGGTTCTCTTTCGACACAGCCTATCAGAGAACCAATGAGAGGAATTTTCTTATGCGAGATCTAGAGGATAGGCCTTTTGATAAGGAAAATAATATTAGGAATGGAATTACTGTTCATGGTCACAAGCCCCAATTTCCTTATTTTGATTCTGAGGACTCCATGAACAATAACAAAAGGCACAGCTATGCAGGGGAAAGAGGAGATGGGTACCTGTCCCAGCACCTGAAACTCAGAGGAAGCAACTGGAATGTTGGAGATGGAAAAAACGGCCAGATCAACCACTCCAAGAACAATTATCTGCAAGTACCTCAAAAGTACAGAGGCCAGAGCATGAAACAAGTCCCCTTCATGCAGCAAAACAAGTCCCCTTTGCAAAATGTTTCCAAGTCTTTAATGCAAACAAGGAGGATAGAAACGTATCTCAACAACTCCGACACCCCATTTGCAGAGCCTTGTGACTATTTAGACCAGTTTGGAGAACTCGATAAAGGTGGTTCCTTTATGCAGGGAAGAATAAGGAACTCTCTTGCTTTGGGGCCCACCTTACCAGAACAAATGGGGCTCCCCAGATTCACAAACACCTCCAGAGGTGTTGGTCCCCTTGCAACACCTAAAACACATTTGCACCACTCGTCGATGAAGTGGAATCCagaggaagcagagaaaagagtaAATTCTGAGGATTTCATGGCAAAGCAACAAAGTCAGCAGATTATAGATGACTTTTCTCCTAATTCAGGCCTTGGTCCAGGAAAAAACTCTTACGCCAGCTTAGGCAGAACTCAACAAATACTCACAAACCCTGAGTATCTGACAGACAACTGGTACAAAAGGCACAGTGTGGCAGATCCACGATCAAACACTGAGCCTGCATGTGAATCTCCAGATGAGTTGTACGGCTCTTTCGAAAGCACACCTGTGAGCAGAAGCACTGCAGCCATAAACACTCAGAGCAAAGCCTACAGATCCAGTCTGAAAGAAGACCAAAGGTCCATCTCCCATTACGACGTTAAGAGTGTAACAAACACAAAGAGCTCCAACTCTCAAATCTGGAAGGAACCTCTGTCCAGAACGCTGTCTGCTGCAGCCCTGGGGCACAAAAACTCCATCGACAGACCCAACAATGCCAGCTCTCCAGAGAAGAAGCGGAACTGGAAAATCAAATCTTTGTTGAACATACCTGAGAGAAAGGCAGATCCAGTTGACAGCATGAAAACACCAAGTGTCACTTCAGGTGATAGCACAGACACGTTGAcagcggaggaggaggaaaggatAAGTTGCAGAGGGAAAAATCTTCACCAAACCATGAGCAGCTCTGTCAAAGCCTCCGGAAACTACAAGAACAGTGGGGAGGAAGATAATCCCAAGTTTTCAAAACCCCGATTTGTAACGGAGGAAAACCCAAGTCCATCCCAAAGTGCCTTCGACAAAACTACGGCTCCGAAGAAAACCTCTGCTCCTGACAGAAGCTTGAGGCTGGGCTCAGAGAACCGCCTGTACAGCAGATTTGAACCATTCTGCTCATTAGAAAAGAAACTTCCAAACTCTCAGGGAAAGAGCAAGAGCTTTTCCAAAGCCGATGTTGAACACAGCGTCATTCGGGTTACAAAAGCGCACCATGAAAACAAGCTGGAGAAACTGTTTCACAGAATGGGAAGTTTATTACACAAGAACAAGTAATAttcacacaaatgcacattCTGCTGGTGACATGTCACAGTGTGTTCCAGCAGTCCAAATGCACTGACTTTGCAAAAGATGTTTACACTTTTaatagacttttttattttattttttgcactcAGATACACAAGGAATGTACAGGAATGATGAGAAAGCTTTATTCAAACATGAAAATGATGTACAAACTTCCTTTTGTTGTGAACTTCAACCATAAATCAAACACCTCCAAACAAAGCAGCAGTATGCcataacagttaaaaaaagccATGCAGGAACCTGATTTTTTAACTGTGGGTGTGAAGGCGGGACATACCAAAGTGTCGCCACTTTAGAAACTGTGTGCTTAACTCTTGACAGCCACTCAAGGTAAAGATGATAACACAAATACCTTCAGTATACAAGCTGACATTACCCACGTCTGTGAACACACCTGATTGCATCcttctggttgtttttttggaaagatttaaagacaaatagccgacagcagtttaaaaaaaaatgaaacgtatTTTTGAAGCAGCTCAGTTTCCTGTGAGAAAAAGGGTTAAAATACTTCATCACATTTGCACTTTAGCTAAAAATTATAACAATTAAAGCGACACATGCTGTGCCCTTTACAAGCTTTATTCATAGATTTCATTCCCATTTAAAACAAAGTGTTTACTTCCTACATGAACGTTatgtccttttttaaatgattctgCATTGTCACACTTAAATACTAGGTGTCTTGGGTTCAGAGGTGATTCTCTTCTGAATGGATGGACTgacaaaacatttataaatactcagtagcggttttaggcacgggccatacgggcgatcgcccggggcggaaaaatgacggaggggcggcgccagcggctcagctcttgtaaaatactttatgcatcactattggtttacttatatcacagagtttgtaacagcctgaaacctggcggcgcccccgccccgcagctgcgctctctcctgtctttgagaagtagacgcaaatgtgtgtgagaaggagaagggagggggcgcggggtgaagaaggagaagggagggggcgcggggtgaaggatgcaggctgagaggtgagcacggagcgcaaaacgcatgcgcaaacctggctggatcttcttccaggggggcaacggtcgcgggccgcggctcagtgcttgatgaaaaaataaaaataaaaattgcgccgccatgtagcgaattggcgcccctgggtgcagctgcacgcgctccttctGGAAATGTATGAcgaacggggggggggctgcgggtataaaaaaggtataaaggccagaggagggtctcgcccggggagtaattcagggtagaaccgccactgtaaATACTCATGTTGAAGTCTGAGCAATGTTTTAGTGTCTCAGCAAAGTCAAGAACACTGATTCATGCAAACActggtttttttcttcattattaaGCAAATGGgaaaaattgaattttgaaaAGATGTATAGAAACATTTAAGGTAAGAAAAAGGTTTCTAATTGTTAGGATATTAAATGTTCCACTGatacaaaatctttttcttttttttgaatttgACAAAAccagtttatgtttttttgagtgtgtggaTACTGTAAGTTTGTAGATGCTATTTTGGGATCATTTCTAGTACAACTATTGACCTTTTAGGGTTTTTTATCCAGAgatatttgaaaataataatttctgttttcctttatgGGGTGAACTGTGAGTGGAGCTTAACATTAGTTGGTGATAATTTGGTTTGACGACTGAGGTTAGCTCCAGACAAACAAATTAAGGAATTGAGCGGAATTTCCTGAAACATATTTTAAAGATAAACTTGCACGTTTGAGTATGTTTAGGAAACTCAATTCTTCAAAAATATCTATTCTAGTAACCCAGTTTTTTTAGGTTTGCCTTCAATGGGCAAAGCCCTAAAGATGCCTGCACCTGCCAGTATTTTTCATAACTTTTCCAATGTatactttaaaattttaaatggtGGTTTTATCAAAATCGAATGTTTACaatgaacacattttgtaaaaaatgtcacaattgATTGTTCtttggatttttaaagaatgttttaatgtgtgtgttttttttaaaatactgtgccattagattatttttaaattgaatgaaagaaaatgttaattgACGACATAAATACTTTGCATATTGCTTCCTTTGCTctgtttttaagaacaaaatAATTGGGAAAGTGTGAAATGTGAGAAGCAGTTTTTCCTGTCTgagcacaaagaaaaataaagcataGGACGTGTTTTGAGCAAGTTTGCCATGTCGGCTGTGACTACTTATTAgcacaaacaaaagaacaaaaaagaacttACTTGACAACATgtataaaacaaatatatgcAACAAACCtcaacttaaaaaatgaaaagtgtaaaaaactaAGCAGTAAAAATGTGTAAGCCTTTCAGTGATCTGTACTTTGTCAACACATcatgcaaaaatgtttaaaaaatcatcTCAGGTGGATGGGAAGGAACTTCAGGTGTCTTGCGGTTCTGAAAATTCTG encodes:
- the fam83b gene encoding protein FAM83B; the protein is MEVGYFRGSPEDFLNGHFLNAPQKLCEGMDSPEFSLLSSMRGEFKSELYVQPHYKEAYRLAIDRLVEEGREAYHDVLKAERIGNILSDEEIFFITTNAEQLVPQTSIEEKNCPADKQSSSGTYWPVKSDAETPNLELGWPDFLDEKIPTKIDLLFHPPRPNNPTIKEVIRKHIQDARQVIALVMDAFTDVDIFKEAVDASIQGVAVYVLLDHSHLKSFLSMAESLDIKVQQLRYMRVRTVKGQDYLCRSGAKFHGALEQKFLLVDCHIAIYGSYSYTWSFEKINQSMVQVIRGHLVKSYDEEFRILYARSTVPAELSSPEGWSVQNDLIGQPILTKLIGRHDQLRFSFDTAYQRTNERNFLMRDLEDRPFDKENNIRNGITVHGHKPQFPYFDSEDSMNNNKRHSYAGERGDGYLSQHLKLRGSNWNVGDGKNGQINHSKNNYLQVPQKYRGQSMKQVPFMQQNKSPLQNVSKSLMQTRRIETYLNNSDTPFAEPCDYLDQFGELDKGGSFMQGRIRNSLALGPTLPEQMGLPRFTNTSRGVGPLATPKTHLHHSSMKWNPEEAEKRVNSEDFMAKQQSQQIIDDFSPNSGLGPGKNSYASLGRTQQILTNPEYLTDNWYKRHSVADPRSNTEPACESPDELYGSFESTPVSRSTAAINTQSKAYRSSLKEDQRSISHYDVKSVTNTKSSNSQIWKEPLSRTLSAAALGHKNSIDRPNNASSPEKKRNWKIKSLLNIPERKADPVDSMKTPSVTSGDSTDTLTAEEEERISCRGKNLHQTMSSSVKASGNYKNSGEEDNPKFSKPRFVTEENPSPSQSAFDKTTAPKKTSAPDRSLRLGSENRLYSRFEPFCSLEKKLPNSQGKSKSFSKADVEHSVIRVTKAHHENKLEKLFHRMGSLLHKNK